Proteins encoded within one genomic window of Ideonella dechloratans:
- the acnA gene encoding aconitate hydratase AcnA — protein sequence MSSLSASPASHPFAKTLDTFKTASGKSGRFYSLPKLARQFPNVKRLPVSLRIVLEAVLRQCDGQRVTREHVQQLAQWQPNAPRNEEIPFVVARVVLQDFTGVPLLADLAAMRNVAAELGKPPSAIEPLVPVDLVVDHSVMIDYFGSKKALDLNMKLEFERNRERYEFMKWGMQAFDTFGVVPPGFGIVHQVNLEYLARGVHKTGPKGDKLYYPDTLVGTDSHTTMINGIGVVGWGVGGIEAEAGMLGQPVYFLTPDVVGVHLTGRLREGVTATDLVLTITELLRKQKVVGKFVEFFGEGTASLTVPDRATLANMAPEYGATMGFFPVDERTLDYFQGTGRKKGEIEALEAYFRAQGLFGVPGEGEIDYSEVVTLDLETVAPSLAGPKRPQDRIEITHLSSRFNELFTAPASANGFNQPAEKLDQTFNTSDGTALHNGDVLIAAITSCTNTSNPSVMLAAGLLAKKAVEAGLTVAPHIKTSLAPGSRIVTDYLTRTGLLPYLEKLGFNVAAYGCTTCIGNAGDLTAPINEAITSNDLVACAVLSGNRNFEARIHPLIKANFLASPPLVVAYAIAGNVRKDLMTQPLGQGKKGKDVYLGDIWPSSEEVDKLLRQAMRPKTFRENYEQVGAKPGKLWEQIQGSTGEVYPWPTSGYIARPPFFDGFEQTPTPREATVQGARIMALFGDSITTDHISPAGSIKPDSPAGRYLQALGVKPVDFNSYGSRRGNHEVMMRGTFANVRIKNLMLPPTEDGSRVEGGYTLMQLPGETQGQRMAIYDAAMAYQAAGVPTVIFAGEEYGTGSSRDWAAKGTRLQGIRAVVARSFERIHRSNLVGMGVLPLQFQGSDSWSSLGLTGSEVIDIRIEGELLPQRNATLVIHRADGSTQEVTLTLRIDTPIEVEYYRHGGILPYVLRQLLA from the coding sequence ATGAGCAGTCTGTCCGCTTCTCCCGCTTCGCACCCCTTTGCCAAGACCCTGGACACCTTCAAGACGGCGTCCGGCAAGTCCGGGCGCTTCTATTCGCTGCCCAAGCTGGCGCGACAGTTCCCGAACGTGAAGCGGCTGCCGGTGTCCTTGCGCATCGTGCTGGAGGCGGTGCTGCGGCAGTGCGACGGGCAGCGCGTGACCCGCGAGCATGTGCAGCAACTGGCCCAGTGGCAGCCGAACGCCCCGCGCAACGAGGAAATCCCCTTCGTCGTGGCCCGGGTGGTGCTGCAGGACTTCACCGGCGTGCCGCTGCTGGCCGACTTGGCCGCCATGCGCAACGTGGCCGCCGAGCTGGGCAAGCCGCCCAGCGCCATCGAGCCCCTGGTGCCGGTGGACCTGGTGGTCGACCACTCGGTGATGATCGACTACTTCGGCAGCAAGAAGGCGCTGGACCTGAACATGAAGCTGGAGTTCGAGCGCAACCGCGAGCGCTACGAATTCATGAAGTGGGGCATGCAGGCCTTCGACACCTTCGGCGTCGTGCCGCCGGGCTTCGGCATCGTCCACCAGGTCAACCTGGAATACCTGGCCCGCGGCGTGCACAAGACCGGCCCCAAGGGTGACAAGCTCTACTACCCGGACACCCTGGTGGGCACCGACAGCCACACCACGATGATCAACGGCATCGGCGTGGTGGGCTGGGGCGTGGGCGGCATCGAGGCCGAGGCCGGCATGCTGGGCCAGCCGGTCTACTTCCTGACCCCGGACGTGGTGGGCGTGCACCTGACCGGCCGGCTGCGCGAAGGCGTCACCGCCACCGACCTGGTGCTCACCATCACCGAGTTGCTGCGCAAGCAGAAGGTGGTGGGCAAGTTCGTCGAGTTCTTCGGCGAGGGCACGGCCAGCCTGACGGTACCCGACCGCGCCACCCTGGCCAACATGGCCCCGGAATACGGCGCCACCATGGGCTTCTTCCCGGTGGACGAGCGCACGCTGGACTACTTCCAGGGCACAGGCCGCAAGAAAGGCGAGATCGAGGCGCTGGAGGCCTATTTCCGTGCCCAGGGCCTCTTTGGCGTGCCAGGCGAGGGCGAGATCGACTATTCCGAGGTAGTGACGCTGGACCTGGAGACCGTCGCCCCCTCGCTGGCCGGCCCCAAGCGCCCGCAGGACCGCATCGAGATCACCCACCTGTCCAGCCGCTTCAACGAGCTGTTCACCGCCCCGGCCAGCGCCAACGGCTTCAACCAGCCGGCCGAGAAGCTGGACCAGACCTTCAACACCAGCGACGGCACCGCGCTGCACAACGGCGACGTGCTGATCGCCGCCATCACCTCCTGCACCAACACCTCCAACCCCAGCGTGATGCTGGCGGCCGGCCTGCTGGCCAAGAAGGCGGTGGAGGCGGGCCTGACGGTGGCGCCGCACATCAAGACCTCGCTGGCCCCGGGCTCGCGCATCGTCACCGATTACCTGACCCGCACCGGCCTGCTTCCGTACCTGGAGAAGCTGGGCTTCAATGTGGCGGCCTACGGCTGCACCACCTGCATCGGCAATGCCGGCGACCTGACCGCGCCGATCAACGAGGCCATCACCAGCAACGACCTGGTGGCCTGCGCGGTGCTGTCGGGCAACCGCAACTTCGAGGCCCGCATCCACCCGCTGATCAAGGCCAACTTCCTGGCCTCGCCGCCGCTGGTGGTGGCCTACGCCATCGCCGGCAATGTCCGCAAGGACCTGATGACCCAGCCGCTGGGCCAGGGCAAGAAGGGCAAGGATGTGTATCTGGGTGACATCTGGCCCAGCAGTGAAGAGGTCGACAAGCTGCTGCGCCAGGCCATGCGGCCCAAGACCTTCCGCGAGAACTACGAGCAGGTGGGCGCCAAGCCGGGCAAGCTCTGGGAGCAGATCCAGGGCAGCACCGGGGAGGTCTACCCCTGGCCCACCAGCGGCTACATCGCCCGCCCGCCCTTCTTCGACGGCTTCGAGCAGACGCCCACCCCGCGTGAAGCCACGGTGCAGGGCGCCCGCATCATGGCGCTGTTCGGTGATTCGATCACCACCGACCACATCTCGCCGGCCGGCTCGATCAAGCCCGATTCCCCGGCCGGCCGTTACCTGCAGGCACTGGGCGTCAAGCCGGTGGACTTCAACAGCTACGGCTCACGCCGGGGCAACCACGAGGTGATGATGCGCGGCACCTTTGCCAACGTGCGCATCAAGAACCTGATGCTGCCGCCCACCGAAGACGGCAGCCGGGTGGAAGGTGGCTACACGTTGATGCAACTGCCCGGCGAGACCCAGGGCCAGCGCATGGCCATCTACGACGCCGCCATGGCCTACCAGGCCGCCGGCGTGCCCACGGTTATCTTCGCGGGTGAGGAGTACGGCACCGGCTCCAGCCGCGACTGGGCGGCCAAGGGCACCCGGCTGCAGGGCATCCGCGCGGTGGTGGCGCGCAGCTTCGAGCGCATCCACCGCAGCAACCTGGTGGGCATGGGCGTGCTGCCACTGCAGTTCCAGGGCAGCGACAGCTGGTCCTCGCTGGGTCTGACGGGCAGCGAGGTGATCGACATCCGCATCGAGGGCGAACTGCTGCCGCAGCGCAACGCCACCCTGGTCATCCACCGGGCCGATGGCAGCACGCAGGAGGTGACGCTGACGCTGCGCATCGACACCCCGATCGAGGTGGAGTACTACCGCCACGGCGGCATCCTGCCCTACGTGCTGCGGCAACTGCTGGCCTGA
- a CDS encoding fumarylacetoacetate hydrolase family protein, with protein sequence MNLTPTAAEVVAALCAAHRTRQPADNRRLAQALSSLDEGYAVQHAVGRQLGWWGEAPAQTWKSGGGTLDTITHAPLPPAGVRQSPADLGDLPLHNLGIEAEIALRLGVAVDAARAAALDETAAAALVDAMAVSVEVVDSRWRDGPQAAPLLRLADGQSHGALVLGDWQPFDPARDWAAQHCRVQIGAAAPFECRGTHPLGRPTAVLPAWLRHVTRDGAVLPAGTVVTTGSWVGLLHAQAGDAVTVAFDGLGEVSLRV encoded by the coding sequence ATGAACTTGACCCCCACCGCCGCCGAGGTGGTGGCCGCCCTGTGCGCGGCCCACCGCACCCGTCAGCCCGCCGACAACCGCCGCCTGGCCCAAGCCCTGTCTTCACTCGACGAGGGCTATGCGGTGCAGCATGCCGTCGGCCGCCAGTTGGGCTGGTGGGGCGAGGCGCCCGCGCAGACCTGGAAATCCGGCGGTGGCACGCTGGACACCATCACCCACGCGCCACTGCCGCCGGCCGGCGTGCGCCAGAGCCCGGCCGATCTGGGCGATCTGCCGCTGCACAACCTTGGCATCGAGGCCGAGATCGCGCTGCGCCTGGGCGTGGCGGTGGACGCTGCGCGAGCCGCTGCCCTGGATGAGACCGCCGCCGCGGCCTTGGTCGATGCCATGGCGGTGTCGGTCGAGGTGGTCGATTCCCGCTGGCGGGATGGCCCGCAGGCCGCGCCGCTGCTGCGCCTGGCCGACGGCCAGTCGCACGGAGCGCTGGTGCTGGGCGATTGGCAGCCGTTCGATCCGGCGCGGGATTGGGCGGCGCAGCACTGCCGCGTGCAGATCGGCGCGGCGGCCCCGTTCGAGTGTCGCGGCACCCACCCACTGGGCCGGCCCACGGCCGTGCTGCCGGCCTGGCTGCGCCACGTCACGCGTGACGGCGCCGTGCTGCCGGCGGGCACTGTGGTGACCACCGGCAGCTGGGTGGGCCTGCTGCACGCCCAGGCCGGTGACGCCGTCACGGTGGCCTTCGACGGCCTGGGCGAGGTGTCGCTGCGGGTCTGA